A portion of the Bactrocera neohumeralis isolate Rockhampton chromosome 2, APGP_CSIRO_Bneo_wtdbg2-racon-allhic-juicebox.fasta_v2, whole genome shotgun sequence genome contains these proteins:
- the LOC126750936 gene encoding protein artichoke, with product MQHPHSHMRRIRHLNIFLLLLLYLSQIKAWRPCPELSPALRLPCRCNVVPFASTGQLGAVAMDCDRVVFHGEAPQLPYGAPIVSYSQRHSGQQVLPSQSFGTLKLPIEELDLSNNLIRRIPEKSFLGLKESLTELRLANNLLGDSLNPIFSTAEFHPLKNLKTLDLSGNKIKSIEEGLLKGCADLKDFYVDRNCLSAVPSNSLNGPNALRLLSLRHNHITILRYEAFIAQPELEIVDLRHNEIKTIEGLAFQGLRAIREIKLAGNRITNLNSDVFEHIPTLQKLDLSENFIPQFPIVSLAAIGNLKSLNLSSNMLQRLDYTHMQVVKTLEVLDLSRNGITTIPPGTFRDLAELKYLDLSLNSLRTIEDDALEGLDNLQTLVIRDNNILLVPGSALGRLPSLTTLHLDFNRVAALSSEILGSIQAEDITSLSLARNVIRELPTGSFQTFANLRTLDLSGNSLAVISADIFLGLDQSLNELKLSQNRITGLGATPLALTELRSLDLSGNNIADLPRNIFQGLENLQYLNLSGNHHLSPLPAALIRPLSHLQVIDLSNCALKQMSGDLFATLQDLKHIYLHDNNLQEINDGSFVDLWNITSIDLSNNQITSIRPGAFVNVMHIKRLNLRDNQLSAFKGEFFNTGTGLEELDISNNHLTYLFPSSFRIHPRLREIKAANNKFSFFPAELISSLQYLEYVDLSHNQLKSIEELDFARLPRLRALLVAYNQLDMLSEMAFHNSTQLQILDLSYNNLDRIGERTFEGLVRLELLNLEGNQLTELSDLIFERSKLQMLENINLAKNKFDYAPLNALQRQYFFVSSVNLSQNKIRAIPADDSIMVNIKDLDLSYNPLSEGAVRNILNEPKTVRALNLAGTGIAHLEPLETPFLQYLNLSHNNLKTIDADIFQRTTLLETLDLSDNHIESLNELADAWPKLQSLHTLDISNNSFEIISQDNFENLDMLRVLRLKSLPQVNRIEKNAFKHMPNLEKLEAYDLPLLGYLDVQGILELLPGLEDIDLEVKDSTIGTEQIQPAKHPRLKTIGIRGDRLKTISSGTLAGLKSSDLTIKLQNTSLTTLPPALLFPVPRSSHLNLDITGSKVTVLVPQFLTALEDRRSSLQLKGLATNPIHCDCNARALRRWLPNSHMTDVECQSPAFLEGKKLIEVGDDELTCDPRRMTSTTARSTSQHMLKSSSRLVTRPTTTTTEEPMIIWSLEPTQAPPMKIKTKAPLMKAPIMSNDDTLIIGIVGGVVAFIAILIIIICIVRLRMSNVEYHQGPAMIGIPPMPMGPGSVPMNFKGAPTALYAVPPYAAQSYATLPHKAPSIHQSTQNLSQRAATQNGQNSYSTMSRMSYFGGTQQQASPQSNGQQPYIIYSDDKVYR from the exons AGTTTTGGCACACTGAAATTACCTATTGAAGAGTTGGATCTTTCCAACAATCTGATACGCCGCATACCAGAGAAGTCTTTTCTCGGTCTGAAAGAGTCACTCACCGAGCTACGCTTGGCGAATAATCTACTAGGCGACAGCCTGAATCCGATATTTTCCACCGCCGAATTTCATCCGCTGAAAAATCTGAAAACGCTCGACCTATCCGGCAACAAAATCAAATCGATCGAAGAGGGTCTGCTCAAAGGCTGCGCCGACTTGAAG gattTCTATGTGGATCGTAATTGTCtgtctgccgttccatccaacTCGCTCAATGGACCAAATGCGCTGCGACTTCTCTCTTTGCGTCATAATCACATAA CAATACTCCGTTATGAAGCATTCATCGCGCAACCTGAACTGGAAATCGTCGATCTGCGCCACAACGAAATCAAAACGATCGAGGGTCTGGCATTTCAAGGTTTACGCGCCATACGCGAAATCAAATTGGCCGGAAATCGCATTACCAATTTGAATAGTGACGTTTTCGAGCATATACCCACTTTGCAGAAACTAGATCTCTCCGAAAATTTCATACCTCAATTCCCAATTGTGTCGCTGGCAGCTATAGGAAATCTTAAATCACTGAATTTGTCCTCGAACATGTTGCAG CGATTGGATTACACGCATATGCAGGTGGTTAAGACCTTGGAGGTATTGGATTTGAGTCGCAATGGCATTACCACCATACCGCCGGGCACATTCCGCGATCTAGCCGAACTCAAATATCTCGACTTGAGCTTGAATTCGCTGCGTACT ATTGAAGACGATGCGCTGGAGGGTCTGGATAACTTGCAAACTCTCGTCATACGCGATAATAATATCTTACTAGTACCGGGTAGCGCTTTGGGACGCCTGCCGAGTTTGACCACCCTGCATTTGGATTTCAATCGTGTTGCTGCCTTGTCAAGTGAGATTTTGGGTTCCATTCAAGCAGAGGATATCACATCGTTATCATTAGCGCGCAACGTTATACGCGAACTACCAACTGGCAGTTTTCAAACATTCGCCAATCTGCGTACTCTCGATCTCTCCGGCAATTCGTTGGCCGTCATTAGCGCAGACATATTCTTGGGCTTGGATCAATCGCTGAATGAGCTGAAACTATCACAGAACCGCATTACTGGCTTGGGCGCAACGCCGCTGGCCTTAACCGAACTGCGTAGTCTCGATCTGAGCGGAAACAACATCGCCGACCTGCCACGCAATATCTTCCAGGGTTTGGAGAACTTGCAATATCTCAATCTCAGCGGTAATCACCACTTATCGCCTTTACCGGCCGCGCTTATACGACCGCTTTCGCATCTGCAAGTCATCGATTTGAGTAACTGTGCGCTCAAACAAATGTCCGGTGATCTGTTTGCCACACTACAAGACCTGAAGCACATCTATCTGCACGACAATAATTTACAAGAAATTAACGATGGCAGTTTTGTCGATCTTTGGAATATCACATCAATCGATTTATCAAATAATCAAATCACTTCCATCAGACCGGGTGCTTTCGTGAATGTGATGCACATCAAGCGGCTCAATCTGCGCGACAATCAGTTGTCGGCATTTAAGGGTGAATTTTTCAACACCGGCACTGGCTTAGAGGAACTCGACATTTCGAATAATCACCTCACTTATCTTTTCCCTTCTTCATTCCGCATACATCCGCGCTTGCGTGAAATCAAAGCGGCCAATAATAAATTCAGTTTCTTCCCCGCCGAACTCATTTCATCGCTGCAATATCTGGAGTACGTCGACCTGTCACACAACCAACTCAAATCGATAGAGGAGTTGGATTTCGCGCGTCTACCGCGACTACGTGCGCTGCTCGTCGCATACAATCAACTGGACATGCTCAGTGAGATGGCTTTCCACAACTCGACTCAGCTGCAGATTCTCGATTTATCTTACAACAATTTGGATCGCATTGGTGAACGCACATTCGAAGGTTTAGTGCGTCTGGAACTGCTCAATCTCGAGGGCAATCAACTGACTGAACTCTCCGATTTGATATTTGAGCGTTCGAAATTGCAAATGCTCGAAAATATAAACTTGGCTAAAAACAAATTCGATTATGCGCCACTTAATGCACTACAACGTCAGTATTTCTTCGTCTCTTCGGTTAATTTGAGTCAAAATAAAATACGCGCTATACCTGCTGATGACAGTATTATGGTAAATATCAAAGATCTTGACTTATCATACAATCCACTAAGCGAAGGTGCTGTGCGCAACATACTCAACGAGCCGAAAACTGTGCGCGCGCTTAACTTAGCCGGTACTGGCATTGCTCATCTTGAGCCACTGGAGACGCCTTTCTTACAGTATTTAAATCTCTCGCATAATAATCTCAAAACCATCGATGCTGACATCTTTCAACGCACAACGCTACTTGAAACGTTGGATCTGTCAGACAATCACATAGAGAGCCTAAACGAACTGGCAGATGCTTGGCCTAAACTGCAATCACTGCACACTTTGGATATTTCGAATAACAGCTTTGAGATTATCTCACAagataatttcgaaaatttagaCATGCTGCGTGTGTTGCGACTCAAAAGCTTGCCGCAAGTTAATCGCATCGAGAAGAACGCATTCAAACATATGCCAAATTTAGAGAAACTCGAGGCGTACGATCTACCTTTGTTGGGCTACCTCGATGTGCAAGGCATACTCGAGCTGTTGCCTGGGCTTGAAGACATCGATTTAGAAGTGAAAGATTCAACTATAGGCACCGAACAGATACAACCAGCTAAGCATCCACGACTTAAAACAATCGGTATACGCGGAGATCGTCTGAAGACTATCTCCTCCGGCACGCTGGCCGGTTTGAAAAGCAGTGACCTCACCATCAAACTGCAAAACACATCGCTTACAACACTGCCACCAGCTCTACTATTTCCTGTGCCACGGTCTTCACACCTAAACCTCGACATTACTGGCTCCAAAGTCACCGTGTTGGTGCCACAATTTCTTACCGCTCTCGAGGATCGCCGCTCCAGTTTGCAACTGAAAGGGCTTGCCACAAATCCCATACACTGTGACTGTAATGCACGTGCGCTACGCCGCTGGTTACCCAACTCACATATGACCGATGTAGAGTGTCAATCGCCTGCCTTTCTGGAGGGTAAGAAACTCATCGAAGTCGGCGATGATGAATTGACGTGTGATCCACGACGCATGACCTCCACAACGGCACGCAGCACCTCACAACATATGTTGAAATCATCCTCGCGTCTCGTGACACgccccaccaccaccaccaccgagGAACCAATGATCATCTGGAGCTTGGAGCCCACACAAGCGCCACCGATGAAAATCAAAACCAAAGCCCCACTCATGAAGGCGCCCATCATGAGTAACGACGACACACTTATTATCGGTATTGTTGGCGGCGTTGTGGCCTTCATAGCCATACTTATCATCATCATCTGCATTGTGCGTTTGCgcatgagcaatgtggagtatCACCAAGGACCGGCCATGATCGGTATACCGCCAATGCCAATGGGTCCAGGTAGTGTACCAATGAATTTCAAGGGTGCTCCCACGGCGCTCTATGCCGTTCCACCTTACGCGGCACAAAGTTATGCCACTCTGCCACACAAAGCACCGTCCATACACCAGTCCACACAGAATCTGTCGCAGCGCGCCGCCACACAAAATGGCCAGAACTCATACTCGACTATGTCGCGCATGTCGTACTTTGGTGGTACGCAGCAACAGGCCTCACCGCAGTCCAATGGTCAACAGCCGTACATTATCTATTCGGATGACAAAGTCTATAGATAA